A window of Mycobacteriales bacterium contains these coding sequences:
- a CDS encoding DUF4040 domain-containing protein gives MTGFWILDYLCLAAILGAALLVLRLPNLTGAVIALSGLTCFLALLFIVLGAPDDAHSEVVVGTIALPALYFVAIGKVRTAVRDRGQLGGENGKSDR, from the coding sequence GTGACCGGCTTCTGGATCCTCGACTACCTGTGCCTCGCCGCGATCCTCGGCGCTGCGCTGCTGGTGCTGCGGCTGCCGAATCTGACCGGCGCCGTGATCGCGCTGTCCGGCCTGACCTGCTTCCTCGCACTGCTGTTCATCGTCCTGGGCGCACCAGACGACGCCCACTCAGAGGTGGTCGTCGGCACGATTGCGTTGCCGGCGCTGTACTTCGTGGCGATCGGCAAGGTGCGCACCGCCGTACGTGACCGCGGGCAGCTCGGTGGTGAGAACGGGAAGTCGGACCGATGA
- a CDS encoding MnhB domain-containing protein codes for MSRTATSAGEPLRRPRIGLAVVVLVAAGLAVGLLGLPRESAALPAIAREAMRVALPQWHTTEPVSEVVYGTRGTDTFGETFLLLAAVVSVVLFCRDREGRRGFVGEAAAAVEEQVAEDPAERPDHAERLAREAEAAEWDSERSRRRPTPDRERLGEAAPETAETMTVVVRMAVRALAPALATAGVYLFAEGYSPGGGFPAGVVVVGVLLFVYAGLGYRRIAPVVGGGLMEVIELVGALALIAIETLGLVLVGSFSGNWLPLAPRETLASGGVMQAFSVSEFFEVGTGLAIAIFAVMTMRHDWAPDGDRT; via the coding sequence ATGAGCCGGACGGCGACGTCTGCCGGCGAACCATTGCGCCGTCCCCGCATCGGGCTGGCGGTCGTGGTGCTCGTTGCGGCCGGTCTCGCGGTCGGGCTGCTCGGGCTGCCGCGGGAGAGCGCAGCCCTTCCGGCGATCGCTCGGGAGGCGATGCGTGTCGCGCTGCCGCAGTGGCACACAACCGAGCCGGTCAGTGAGGTCGTCTACGGCACTCGCGGCACCGACACGTTCGGAGAGACGTTCCTGTTGCTGGCCGCGGTCGTCAGCGTGGTGCTGTTCTGCCGCGACCGGGAAGGCAGGCGCGGCTTCGTCGGCGAGGCCGCGGCGGCCGTCGAGGAACAGGTCGCGGAGGATCCTGCCGAACGGCCCGACCATGCCGAGCGGCTGGCCCGCGAAGCCGAGGCCGCGGAGTGGGACAGCGAGCGCAGCCGGCGACGCCCTACGCCCGACAGGGAGCGGCTGGGCGAGGCGGCGCCGGAGACGGCGGAGACGATGACCGTCGTCGTCAGGATGGCGGTTCGTGCACTCGCGCCGGCGTTGGCGACCGCCGGCGTCTACCTGTTCGCCGAGGGCTACTCACCGGGCGGTGGCTTCCCGGCTGGTGTGGTGGTCGTCGGCGTACTGCTGTTCGTCTACGCGGGGCTCGGCTACCGCCGCATCGCGCCCGTGGTCGGCGGTGGTCTCATGGAGGTCATCGAGCTCGTCGGTGCGTTGGCGCTGATCGCCATCGAGACCCTCGGTCTGGTGCTGGTCGGGTCGTTCTCCGGCAACTGGCTGCCACTCGCGCCCCGCGAAACGCTGGCCAGCGGCGGGGTGATGCAGGCCTTCTCGGTGTCGGAGTTCTTCGAGGTCGGGACGGGGCTGGCGATCGCGATCTTCGCCGTCATGACGATGCGGCACGACTGGGCGCCGGACGGCGACCGAACATGA
- a CDS encoding SDR family oxidoreductase — translation MGICDGRIVAVTGAGNGIGREHALLFGREGARVVVNDVGGARDGTGSDAGAAQSVVDEIVAAGGSAVANTSNIATHAGAKELVDQAIDEFGDIHAVVNNAGILRDRMLVNMTEDEWDAVIAVHLKGTYGVMHHAAAYWRDQSKAGKEVDARIINTSSASGVFGNIGQSNYGAAKAGIAAMTIITAGELARYGVTVNAISPTALTRMTEDLERFKRDEAAQELPAAAVSPLVVWLASSASAGVTGRVFGVRGGRITVFEGWVNGPYAETDGIWDPAALSEVVPDLVAKAAPNAGMDGVRRS, via the coding sequence ATGGGGATCTGCGACGGACGGATTGTGGCGGTCACCGGCGCCGGCAACGGCATCGGCCGAGAGCACGCCCTGTTGTTCGGGCGTGAAGGCGCCAGGGTCGTCGTCAACGACGTCGGCGGCGCGCGTGACGGCACGGGTAGCGACGCCGGCGCGGCGCAGTCCGTCGTCGACGAGATCGTCGCGGCGGGAGGGTCGGCGGTCGCCAACACCAGCAACATCGCGACTCACGCCGGCGCGAAGGAGCTCGTCGACCAGGCGATCGACGAGTTCGGCGACATCCACGCCGTCGTCAACAACGCCGGCATCCTGCGTGACCGGATGCTCGTCAACATGACCGAGGACGAGTGGGACGCGGTCATCGCCGTACACCTCAAGGGCACCTACGGCGTGATGCATCACGCCGCGGCCTACTGGCGCGACCAGTCGAAGGCCGGCAAGGAAGTCGATGCCCGCATCATCAACACCTCCTCCGCCTCCGGCGTGTTCGGCAACATCGGCCAGTCCAACTACGGCGCCGCGAAGGCGGGGATCGCCGCGATGACGATCATCACGGCCGGCGAGCTCGCCCGCTACGGCGTCACGGTCAACGCGATCTCGCCCACCGCGTTGACCCGCATGACGGAGGACCTCGAGCGGTTCAAGCGTGACGAAGCGGCGCAGGAGCTACCGGCGGCGGCGGTCTCCCCGCTGGTCGTCTGGCTCGCGAGCTCGGCCTCCGCCGGCGTCACCGGCCGCGTGTTCGGCGTCCGTGGAGGGCGGATCACGGTGTTCGAAGGCTGGGTGAACGGACCGTACGCCGAGACTGACGGGATCTGGGACCCGGCCGCGCTCTCCGAGGTGGTTCCCGACCTGGTCGCCAAAGCCGCGCCGAACGCCGGCATGGACGGCGTCAGGCGGTCTTGA
- a CDS encoding CoA transferase has product MSELPLAGRTVIEIASFVAGPSAGMTLAQLGAEVIRIDPIGGAADVNRWPIAENGASVYWASLNRGKRSVELDLRSETGRDLVRRMLRTPGPGHGILIDNQPGQDWLRQESLSAVRPDLVHAHIEGHRGGRPAVDYTVNAEAGIPFVTGPSGLTDPVNHVLPAWDLLCGMTVVSAVLAALVRRDRTGEGSRIDVALGDVALAGVANLGWFTEAAAGVERPRNDNSIYGSYGDSFKTSDGGHVMVVALTPAQWRSLVAMTDTTDAIAALAAKTAADFEHDEAARYVHREALAGIFAPWFAARDRSSVEAELAANRVLSAPYRDLREAAARGGGPLVALDQPGIGEVISAESPMRWHELPLRNEPAVGRGDDTRAVLQALAGVGDAAYDELIRDGVVRA; this is encoded by the coding sequence ATGAGCGAGCTGCCTCTCGCCGGACGCACGGTCATCGAGATCGCGTCGTTCGTGGCCGGTCCCTCGGCCGGCATGACGCTGGCTCAGCTCGGCGCCGAAGTGATCCGGATCGACCCGATCGGCGGCGCGGCCGACGTCAACCGCTGGCCGATCGCCGAGAACGGCGCGAGCGTCTACTGGGCCTCCCTCAACCGCGGCAAGCGGTCCGTCGAGCTGGACCTGCGCTCGGAGACCGGCCGCGACCTGGTACGCCGGATGCTTCGCACCCCGGGTCCGGGTCACGGGATCCTCATCGACAACCAGCCCGGTCAGGACTGGCTGCGCCAGGAGTCGCTCAGCGCCGTACGACCCGACCTCGTCCACGCGCACATCGAGGGCCACCGCGGCGGCCGGCCGGCCGTGGACTACACCGTGAACGCCGAGGCGGGGATCCCGTTCGTGACCGGCCCCAGTGGGTTGACCGATCCGGTGAACCACGTGCTGCCGGCGTGGGACCTGCTCTGTGGCATGACCGTGGTCTCGGCGGTCCTCGCCGCGCTGGTCCGGCGCGACCGCACGGGCGAAGGATCGCGCATCGACGTCGCACTCGGCGACGTCGCGCTCGCCGGAGTCGCCAACCTCGGCTGGTTCACCGAAGCCGCCGCAGGCGTGGAGCGGCCCCGCAATGACAACTCGATCTACGGCAGCTACGGCGACAGCTTCAAGACCTCGGACGGAGGTCACGTGATGGTCGTTGCGCTCACTCCCGCGCAGTGGCGCTCGCTGGTGGCCATGACCGACACCACCGACGCGATCGCCGCGCTCGCCGCGAAGACAGCAGCCGACTTCGAGCACGACGAAGCCGCGCGTTACGTGCATCGCGAGGCGCTTGCCGGGATCTTTGCGCCGTGGTTCGCGGCGCGAGACCGGAGCAGCGTCGAAGCCGAGCTGGCCGCGAACCGCGTGCTGTCCGCGCCGTACCGTGACTTGCGGGAAGCCGCCGCGCGCGGCGGGGGACCGCTCGTGGCGCTCGACCAACCCGGGATCGGCGAGGTCATCAGCGCCGAGTCGCCGATGCGCTGGCACGAGCTACCGCTCCGCAACGAGCCGGCCGTGGGACGCGGCGACGACACGCGCGCCGTTCTGCAGGCGCTCGCCGGCGTCGGCGACGCCGCCTACGACGAGCTGATCCGCGATGGGGTCGTGCGGGCCTAG
- a CDS encoding MFS transporter — protein MADGETVTTLIPARLDRLPWSRFHTRLVSALGVAWILDGLEITFASNFTTNLQSKASLHLSSRAASDVASWYLGGEVIGALLFGRLSDRLGRKNLFVYTLGLYLLANGLAAFSPDIYWLDACRVVAGMGIGGEYAAINSAIDELIPSKHRGRVDIAVNGTYWSGAAIASLAGVYLLNPSHVSDNLGWRITLLIGPALGAVVWFVRRTLPESPRWLITHGRGEEAERNVKEIEEWVRSNGHDLPDVDEDKAVEIDPSKARPSLWGVTRVLIAEYPRRSLLGATLMITQSFLYNAIFFTYAQVLTTFFHVPNGHTAYYYLAFAGGNLAGALLLGPLFDVLGRRVMIAGTYLTAAVLLVVSAVLFDHGVLSAGTQTVMWTAVFFFASAGASSAYLTVSEIFPIELRAQAIAVFFSIAQGVGALGPAVYGGFVASKKPHELMLGYLLGAGVMAVGGIVAAIFGIKAERTALEDVANPLSLVSRTPKAQPTLAGPAVKTA, from the coding sequence GTGGCAGACGGCGAAACGGTCACGACGCTCATCCCGGCACGGCTGGACCGCTTGCCGTGGTCGCGGTTCCACACCCGGTTGGTGAGCGCCCTCGGCGTCGCGTGGATCCTCGACGGTCTCGAGATCACGTTCGCGAGCAACTTCACGACCAACCTGCAGAGCAAGGCGTCGCTGCACCTGTCCTCGCGCGCCGCCTCCGACGTCGCGAGCTGGTATCTCGGCGGGGAGGTGATCGGCGCGCTGCTGTTCGGCCGCCTTTCCGACCGGCTCGGCCGCAAGAACCTGTTCGTCTACACGCTCGGTCTGTATCTGCTGGCGAACGGGCTGGCCGCCTTCTCCCCGGACATCTACTGGCTGGACGCCTGCCGAGTGGTGGCCGGGATGGGGATCGGCGGCGAGTACGCCGCGATCAACTCCGCGATCGACGAGCTGATCCCGTCGAAGCATCGCGGCCGGGTGGACATCGCGGTGAACGGCACGTACTGGAGCGGCGCGGCGATCGCGTCACTGGCGGGTGTCTACCTGCTCAACCCGTCGCACGTCAGCGACAACCTCGGCTGGCGCATCACGCTGCTGATCGGCCCCGCCCTCGGTGCCGTGGTGTGGTTCGTACGCCGCACACTGCCTGAAAGTCCACGCTGGCTGATCACCCACGGTCGGGGCGAGGAAGCCGAACGCAACGTCAAGGAGATCGAGGAGTGGGTCCGCTCGAACGGACACGACCTCCCCGACGTCGACGAGGACAAGGCAGTCGAGATCGACCCGTCGAAAGCGCGCCCGTCGTTGTGGGGCGTGACGCGGGTGCTGATCGCTGAGTATCCGCGGCGCTCGCTGCTCGGCGCCACGCTGATGATCACGCAGTCGTTCCTCTACAACGCGATCTTCTTCACCTACGCCCAGGTCCTCACGACGTTCTTCCACGTCCCGAACGGACACACCGCCTACTACTACCTGGCGTTCGCGGGCGGGAACCTCGCGGGAGCGCTGCTGCTCGGCCCGCTCTTCGACGTCCTCGGCCGTCGCGTGATGATCGCCGGCACCTATCTGACGGCGGCCGTCCTCCTCGTCGTCTCCGCGGTGCTGTTCGACCACGGCGTGCTCAGCGCCGGAACGCAGACGGTGATGTGGACGGCGGTGTTCTTCTTCGCCTCGGCCGGCGCGTCGTCGGCGTACCTGACGGTCAGCGAGATCTTCCCGATCGAGCTGCGGGCGCAGGCGATCGCCGTGTTCTTCTCGATCGCGCAAGGCGTCGGCGCGCTCGGCCCGGCGGTGTACGGCGGGTTCGTCGCTTCCAAGAAGCCGCACGAACTGATGCTGGGCTACCTGCTCGGCGCAGGGGTGATGGCGGTCGGCGGCATCGTCGCAGCGATCTTCGGCATCAAGGCCGAGCGCACCGCACTGGAAGACGTCGCGAACCCGTTGTCGCTGGTCAGTCGTACGCCGAAGGCCCAACCAACGCTTGCCGGGCCGGCGGTCAAGACCGCCTGA
- a CDS encoding AAA family ATPase: MTTPVLHLIAGPNGSGKSTFYDRVIAPATHLPFVNADEIAKLRWPGEELAHGYEAAEVAAKLREHYLSAGTSFAAETVFSHPSKIDLLRAASEAHYQVTLHVMLIPVELAVVRVALRVQAGGHDVPEQKIRARYDRLWHHIVEAVVGADTTRFYDNSDAEHPYRIVARYDHGRSAGPADWPTWTPEALHSLPG, encoded by the coding sequence ATGACCACCCCGGTTCTGCATCTGATCGCGGGGCCGAACGGGTCCGGGAAGTCCACCTTCTACGACCGTGTGATCGCCCCCGCCACGCACCTGCCCTTCGTCAACGCCGACGAGATCGCCAAGCTGCGCTGGCCGGGCGAGGAGCTTGCCCATGGCTACGAAGCGGCGGAGGTCGCCGCGAAGCTGCGCGAGCACTACTTGTCTGCGGGTACGTCGTTCGCGGCCGAGACGGTGTTCTCCCACCCCTCCAAGATCGATCTGTTGCGCGCCGCTTCCGAAGCGCACTACCAGGTGACGCTTCACGTGATGCTCATCCCGGTCGAGCTGGCGGTCGTCCGAGTGGCGCTCCGCGTCCAGGCGGGGGGACACGACGTTCCTGAACAGAAGATCCGTGCGCGCTACGACCGGCTGTGGCACCACATCGTCGAAGCAGTGGTGGGCGCCGACACCACGCGGTTCTACGACAACAGTGATGCCGAGCACCCCTACCGGATCGTCGCCCGCTATGACCATGGCCGGTCTGCCGGTCCCGCCGACTGGCCGACCTGGACACCGGAGGCCCTGCACTCGCTGCCGGGGTGA
- a CDS encoding sodium:proton antiporter, with translation MILANYLAAGAVFCIGLYVVVSRRNLIKIVMGLSLMESATYLLLISLAYRRGSVAPILYEPPHGSSSSLAHGNVADPVLQNFCLTAIVIGVAVTAVFLSAAVRIAQHYRSVDSDHIRGMRG, from the coding sequence ATGATCCTCGCCAACTATCTGGCGGCCGGCGCAGTGTTCTGCATCGGTCTCTACGTGGTCGTCAGCCGGCGCAACCTCATCAAGATCGTGATGGGGCTCTCGCTCATGGAGTCCGCCACCTATCTGCTGCTCATCTCGCTGGCCTATCGGCGCGGCTCGGTGGCACCGATCCTCTACGAACCGCCCCACGGCAGCTCGTCATCGCTGGCGCACGGCAACGTCGCCGACCCGGTGCTGCAGAACTTCTGCCTCACCGCAATCGTGATCGGGGTCGCGGTGACCGCGGTCTTTTTGTCGGCGGCGGTGCGGATCGCGCAGCACTACCGAAGCGTCGACTCCGACCACATCCGGGGCATGCGCGGCTGA
- a CDS encoding proton-conducting transporter membrane subunit, which produces MTEAGRAALLPLPVVAPIVGAVLSPLVGRVSRRGPLVLSVLSLCGSLVVLLLVAPDVYHGRLLTHFLGHVGPVDGHELGVAFVADPFGLTYALVTAAVGVLLLVHTLSELGGLGHRELGGYACLFQLLLAALIGASLTADSIDLFVWFEVAALASYGLTGFFLERPLALEAAFKIMVLTNVASFAVFVAAAALYSATGALNFGQLHNALAGGSHPVDLVAMGLLVGGFATKAGIMPFHGWLADAHTAAPGPVSALFSGLMVNLGVFAIARLSLDVYAAEGRPVLGLLTVLGAITAIAGAVMALAQEDLKRLLAYDTVSQMGVLLVGAGTATSSGLAGMVYHLLAHALFKSLLFLAAGAIVHATGMTKISQMGGLARHRPITTIAFVVGAATIAGVPPFAGYVSLGLIHDALRDNDPAAFAAMLVAQVVTVAALGRATYLAFFRRRDDDYDSLERSSPGMLASFGGLAAGCVAFGVLPTLVLDHVVAPAAAILRQPATYAHAALAPNVSLPVTAISFDYADPTDLVIAFGTIAAGLLLAWWYVRRDREPTAVTWLRDLHTGSVNDYALYAAAGFAVVIGVLLIGH; this is translated from the coding sequence ATGACCGAAGCGGGGCGTGCGGCACTGCTGCCGTTGCCGGTGGTAGCGCCGATCGTGGGCGCCGTACTCTCCCCGCTGGTCGGGCGGGTGAGCCGGCGCGGGCCGCTCGTGCTGTCCGTGCTGTCGCTGTGCGGCAGCCTCGTCGTCCTGCTGCTGGTCGCGCCCGACGTCTACCACGGTCGCCTGCTCACCCACTTCCTCGGGCACGTCGGGCCGGTCGACGGGCACGAGCTCGGGGTCGCCTTCGTCGCCGACCCGTTCGGCCTGACGTACGCGCTGGTCACCGCCGCGGTCGGCGTACTGCTGCTGGTGCACACCCTCTCCGAACTCGGCGGGCTCGGGCACCGTGAGCTCGGCGGCTACGCCTGCCTGTTCCAGCTGCTGCTCGCCGCCCTGATCGGGGCGTCTTTGACGGCCGACTCGATCGACCTGTTCGTGTGGTTCGAGGTCGCTGCGCTCGCGTCGTACGGCCTGACCGGGTTCTTCCTGGAGCGACCGCTCGCCCTCGAGGCCGCCTTCAAGATCATGGTGCTGACCAACGTCGCGTCGTTCGCGGTGTTCGTCGCCGCTGCAGCGCTCTACTCGGCGACCGGGGCGCTCAACTTCGGCCAGCTCCACAACGCCCTCGCCGGCGGCAGCCATCCGGTGGACCTCGTCGCGATGGGGCTGCTGGTGGGCGGGTTCGCGACCAAGGCGGGCATCATGCCGTTCCACGGCTGGCTCGCCGACGCGCACACCGCTGCGCCGGGTCCGGTGTCCGCGCTGTTCTCCGGCCTGATGGTCAATCTCGGCGTGTTCGCGATCGCCCGGCTCTCCCTGGATGTGTACGCCGCCGAAGGCAGGCCGGTTCTCGGCCTGCTCACCGTGCTCGGCGCGATCACCGCCATCGCCGGCGCGGTCATGGCGCTGGCCCAAGAGGACCTGAAACGGCTGCTGGCCTACGACACCGTGTCGCAGATGGGGGTGCTGCTCGTCGGTGCCGGCACCGCGACGAGCAGCGGGCTGGCCGGGATGGTCTACCACCTGCTGGCGCACGCGCTGTTCAAGTCGCTGCTCTTCCTCGCGGCCGGCGCAATCGTGCATGCGACGGGGATGACGAAGATCTCCCAGATGGGCGGCCTCGCCCGGCACCGTCCGATCACCACGATCGCGTTCGTGGTGGGGGCGGCAACGATCGCCGGAGTACCACCGTTTGCCGGGTACGTGTCGCTGGGACTGATCCACGACGCGTTACGAGACAACGACCCGGCGGCTTTCGCCGCGATGCTCGTCGCCCAGGTGGTCACCGTCGCCGCGCTCGGCCGGGCGACCTACCTCGCGTTCTTCCGTCGCCGTGACGACGACTACGACAGCCTGGAGCGATCGAGCCCAGGCATGCTGGCGTCATTCGGCGGGCTGGCTGCCGGCTGCGTCGCGTTCGGGGTGTTGCCGACGCTGGTGCTGGATCACGTGGTCGCCCCAGCCGCCGCGATCCTGCGCCAGCCCGCCACCTACGCGCACGCCGCGCTCGCACCGAACGTCAGCCTCCCGGTGACCGCCATTTCGTTCGACTACGCCGATCCGACCGACCTGGTCATCGCCTTCGGCACCATCGCGGCCGGCCTGTTGCTGGCCTGGTGGTACGTCCGCCGCGACCGCGAACCGACGGCGGTGACCTGGTTGCGGGACCTGCACACCGGATCGGTCAACGACTACGCGCTGTACGCCGCCGCCGGGTTCGCCGTGGTCATCGGCGTACTGCTGATCGGGCACTGA
- the mnhG gene encoding monovalent cation/H(+) antiporter subunit G translates to MIVAVAVLVAIGAFSSLSGAIGILRLPDVYCRVQASTKNVTLGALPVLIAVVLARGWDTPYSPRVLIVAGLMLVASPAASHALIRAAWKIGVPQWRGAVGPRVNPAVDEAER, encoded by the coding sequence GTGATCGTCGCGGTCGCCGTCCTCGTCGCCATCGGTGCCTTCTCCTCGTTGTCCGGCGCGATCGGCATCCTGCGCCTGCCTGACGTCTACTGCCGGGTGCAGGCCTCGACCAAGAACGTCACCCTCGGCGCGCTTCCGGTGCTCATCGCCGTCGTGCTGGCTCGCGGTTGGGACACTCCGTACAGCCCGCGGGTGCTGATCGTCGCGGGCTTGATGCTGGTCGCGAGCCCCGCCGCGTCGCATGCGCTGATCCGCGCGGCGTGGAAGATCGGGGTGCCGCAGTGGCGCGGTGCCGTCGGACCGAGAGTCAACCCGGCGGTCGACGAGGCCGAGCGGTGA
- a CDS encoding Na+/H+ antiporter subunit E translates to MTSPRRRRAAALSHSLWLFCFCEAVWTLLTWTTNVESDVTGGCVSVAVTAALLPIFRDTATIRLTPARLVAAGSLAARSLVGVVTANVKLARRIWSPSMPLRSGMVEVATKARSDAGLAAVGLVTSLIVDNQIVDISRPRNRLLYHAVHVPTGGSAYDEINGPVDRRVAALEATVDG, encoded by the coding sequence GTGACCTCTCCTCGCCGCCGCCGGGCGGCGGCGCTCAGCCACTCGCTCTGGCTCTTCTGCTTCTGCGAGGCCGTCTGGACGCTGCTCACCTGGACGACCAACGTCGAGTCCGACGTCACCGGCGGGTGCGTCAGCGTCGCGGTCACCGCTGCCTTGTTGCCGATCTTCCGCGACACCGCCACGATCCGGCTCACCCCGGCTCGGCTCGTCGCCGCCGGTTCACTGGCGGCGCGGTCGCTGGTCGGCGTGGTGACAGCCAACGTGAAGCTGGCGCGCCGAATCTGGTCACCGAGCATGCCGCTGCGCAGCGGCATGGTGGAGGTGGCGACGAAGGCGCGCAGTGACGCCGGGCTGGCGGCGGTTGGCCTGGTCACCTCGCTGATCGTCGACAACCAGATCGTCGACATCTCCCGCCCTCGGAACCGGCTGCTCTACCACGCCGTCCACGTGCCCACGGGCGGTTCGGCGTACGACGAGATCAACGGCCCGGTGGACCGCCGGGTCGCCGCATTGGAGGCGACGGTCGATGGGTGA
- a CDS encoding acetyl-CoA C-acetyltransferase, giving the protein MPEHVICSPLRTPVGRFAGSLKPLAAHELAAQLLRALLDRTQLPADRVDDVVFAQCYPSMEAPAVGRVAALDAGLPISVGGMQLDRRCGSGLQAVILAAMQVQTGAADLVIAGGCESMSNAHLFTHDRWGVSGDGIVLHDALSRGRVTAGGKNFPVPGGMIETAENLRREYSIGRAEQDEFAARSHARAVAAQDSGAFADELVPVVVPGRKGTTTVEQDEHPRRDTTVEALGSLTPLRVKADPEATVTAGNASGQNDGAAACIVTTPELAAELGLTPMARIVSWATAGVEPARMGIGPVPSTAKALGRAGLTLDQMDLIELNEAFASQVLACLREWGLKAGDVDERLNVNGSGISLGHPVGATGGRILATLLHEMRRRGARYGLETMCIGGGQGITAVLESV; this is encoded by the coding sequence ATGCCCGAACACGTCATCTGCTCGCCGCTTCGCACTCCGGTCGGCCGGTTCGCCGGCAGCCTCAAGCCGCTCGCCGCACACGAGCTCGCCGCACAGCTGTTGCGCGCGCTGCTCGACCGGACGCAGCTGCCCGCCGACCGGGTCGACGACGTGGTGTTCGCGCAGTGCTACCCGTCGATGGAGGCGCCGGCCGTCGGCCGGGTCGCCGCCTTGGACGCGGGTCTGCCGATCAGTGTCGGCGGGATGCAGCTCGACCGTCGCTGCGGGAGCGGGTTGCAGGCCGTGATCCTCGCCGCGATGCAGGTGCAGACCGGGGCCGCCGATCTGGTGATCGCGGGCGGGTGTGAGTCGATGAGCAACGCGCATTTGTTCACCCACGACCGGTGGGGAGTGAGCGGAGACGGGATCGTCCTGCACGACGCGTTGTCTCGCGGCCGGGTCACCGCAGGCGGCAAGAACTTCCCGGTGCCCGGGGGGATGATCGAGACGGCCGAGAATCTGCGCCGCGAGTACTCGATCGGCCGCGCCGAGCAGGACGAGTTCGCGGCGAGGTCGCACGCGCGCGCGGTCGCCGCGCAGGACTCGGGGGCATTCGCCGACGAGCTGGTGCCCGTCGTCGTACCCGGCCGCAAGGGGACCACCACCGTCGAGCAGGACGAGCACCCGCGCCGCGACACCACCGTCGAGGCGCTCGGCTCACTCACGCCGCTGCGGGTCAAGGCGGATCCGGAAGCGACCGTCACCGCGGGCAACGCGAGCGGCCAGAACGACGGCGCGGCCGCCTGCATCGTCACGACGCCGGAGCTCGCCGCGGAGCTCGGGCTGACGCCCATGGCGCGGATCGTGTCGTGGGCGACCGCCGGCGTCGAACCGGCCCGGATGGGCATCGGGCCGGTGCCCAGCACCGCGAAAGCCCTCGGCCGCGCCGGCCTCACCCTCGACCAGATGGACCTGATCGAGCTCAACGAGGCGTTCGCCTCGCAAGTGCTTGCCTGCCTGCGCGAGTGGGGGCTGAAGGCGGGCGACGTCGACGAGCGGCTCAACGTCAACGGCTCCGGGATCTCCCTCGGCCATCCCGTCGGCGCAACCGGCGGGCGGATCCTCGCGACGCTGCTGCACGAGATGCGGCGGCGCGGCGCCCGATACGGGCTGGAGACCATGTGCATCGGCGGCGGGCAGGGCATCACCGCCGTACTGGAAAGCGTCTGA
- a CDS encoding monovalent cation/H+ antiporter complex subunit F yields the protein MGDVLLFAAIVEAFVAVLLMGRVARGPTVADRLVAVNATSTQVTLSMLCFAAYENESIYLDVTLWMAAFSYLATFVWSRLIERELL from the coding sequence ATGGGTGATGTCCTCCTGTTCGCCGCGATCGTCGAGGCCTTCGTGGCCGTCCTGCTGATGGGACGAGTCGCGCGCGGTCCGACGGTGGCTGACCGGCTGGTGGCCGTCAACGCGACGTCGACCCAGGTCACCTTGAGCATGCTCTGCTTCGCGGCGTACGAGAACGAGTCGATCTATCTCGACGTGACCTTGTGGATGGCCGCGTTCAGCTACCTCGCCACGTTCGTCTGGTCGCGGCTGATCGAACGGGAGCTGCTGTGA